The stretch of DNA CTTCTGGGTGTACAGCGTATATTGATATTATACAGCTTATGTTTACACAAGGCACACAAGCTTGCTCTAATACTATTGCAGTcatttcagtttttcaggaAAATAGGTACTGCATTTGTACAAACTAAATATGACACATTAGCATATTTAGAACCAATAGACACTCGTCTTTTTTGGATGTTCAAGGagctttttgttttgaaatgtcacaTGATTCATTGTAAGCACATAAACATTTACCTCTGCATTGAATGCcaggcattttttttattagtccAAGTGCTCAGATGGACATCATACATTTAATTCTATGCTATGAAAGAAAGATTTAGATAAGCAATTATTAGTACATTATTTGTATATAGGTCTTTCAGAAAATGTTGCAGAAACAAAGCCTCAAGTCTTCGTAGAGTAAAGGAAAGGAAATCCAAATTtaattgtaaaattaaattaaatattggtTGTTATTTTCACCATGAAAATCACTGTGGTAGATGGTAGAAATGTGGCTTGTGGATTAAGAAGTCTGATTAAGAATTCTGTCAAAGCATGAATCCAAAGAAAACATAATTATTGACAACATATGCATGCACACGAGCTGTTACCTCAGTCACATAAAGAGCATTAATTTAAAGGAGAAATCAGTCATTTTACCACCAAAAACAACGCAAACAATatagagaaaataaaatggaataaataaTGTGAAACTTTTATCAAATGAAGAATCTAATTGGTATGTTAGCCCTGAATTAACTGGTTTATGCCCTATAGAACAGTTTTAAAAGGGTTTTGAATGGCATCTCTGAAACATCCAGGCCCCTAGGATTTAATACCATAGCTGTTTAATGACGCGGAGAATTATTAATGGGGAAAATGACTGGTTTCTCCTTTAAAGGCGTTGTATACAATTCTGGATAATGACTGTGGTTGTCTGAACTTGGCAGTAGGGCAAATGTGCCCCTTCCTTCAGTGCTGCTCCAGAAGCTCAATATTGTgccatgttttttttgggtCCAAGCCACTTTGTGTTTCCCAGCTGCAGAGCCATGGCTGGATATAAGCACTAGACTTTTTCCAGAATGAAAAACGGACAAGAGAATTAGCGAACCATGTAGAAACACttgctgaattttacaaaaagtaTATTGGCTTGAAATCGTATACAGCGCCTTTACGTTAGTGTTTTGattcattttcttgttttatttcataagtataatttattttactttttttttggtcttgGAATTTGGATAACACGTCCTTGAAGAGAATTAGATGCATGACAAATACCTCATAGATTTAGTTGGATTGACTCAAACATTTTAGGTGTAAGATGTAATTGCTAGcataaaattaaacatcattttatatatttttctgaaaTCTCCCTGCCTACTTTCCAAGGATGACATAATTGTAAAGAAAACATTGGCAATCTTTGAATGGTATTTATTTAGTCTGGTTGTTTTTGCCTTTTTGTCTAAAAATAGTATGTCCATGCCTGACATGAAAATGAAATGGTTTTGTCATTAATAAAATTGTAAGAAATTCATCTTTGCCATAACACTGTAAATTGCCAAATAGTGCAGCTTTATCTGTTAAGACTGTTCCAGAAAATAGCCATTAACTCATATTATTAAGAAAATCTTAATATTggacaaaagagagagaaagtataaatatatgaaacaaggaagaagaaataaaaattgGAATTGCTTGTGTGCATGCAATTTCTggtaaacaaaaaatgtttaattgggATTGTCTTagatgtgggttttttttattgtgaataaGAAACACAATCTCTGTAATCGGTTTCTCCAAAGCAGTTTTAAATTCAGGAATTTGTTCCCTATGATTGTGCATGGATTGTTGAAAAGACATGATTTGAATACATTGATTTTATTTGTTCATAGACAAAAGATTAGGGTTTAAACAGTCAAAAGGTTTACTTAGAGGTCCCTGTGGACTGTGGACAGTGCCTAAGAGAATTAAGAAAAGTTTGTGCTGAAATTTAGAGGACCTTTATGtatatactttatttattgCGAAATCGCAataatgtgcaaaaaaaaaaaaaaaaaattggctaATGCCACCTCCCACTCCCTCCccaaaaaagaaatcaaagaaaaacaaacacaggaaacCTCATTAAAAAGCTGGATGTTTTATAGTCATAGTTACTGCTGCTATTAACGTCTTTTAAAGGTGGTCATATTCCTAGAggatgtgtgaaaatgtgtttttagttgTGCATTCTGCAGAGATTTTCTGTGCCTTGTATTTGTATGCCATTACCCCACAAAGGTCCTCTTCAGAACAAACTGAACTCTGAAGACATTGCTTACTTAGACTAGGGCTCGGCTAATTTGAAGATTTTCTGACTAATAACTGCTTTTGAGTGGCAGAATTTTGAGGGGGAACGATGATATTGGccagtattgttttttttttttggataaaaTCTTACCACTAAGAAATGCTTTTGCAAAAGTTTATGCATGTGGGaaaccatgtttaaaatatatttagtacagAACTTCTGATACATCATTGGAGAAAGTGACTGTTGCTCTTTTAAACTGAGAATTACTGATGAGCTATCACTTCAGAAACAACAATCTTGtcatatataaaaacaataaatgtcaTAGTAATGGTGCTAGAATTAAATAAACTGTAGTATTATTTTGTTTGCTAATTTAATAACCTCTTAATTTTCATCAGTTATATATAGGAAATTTTACACCATATCAAACGATCCCTCATCAAGAGATCATTTTATTTCTCTGGCTATATTGTCGATACCAATAAATTTAGCTGTAAATGTTGGCCAATATCATCCCAACGTTGAATGCAGCTGTATACTACAGTAATGTTTAGTGCTAAAGAAGCTTTCTTGGCATTAACAATATTAGTAGATGTAGAACTTGGTGTAGTGTTGGATTTACTGCTCCCAGTCAGTAATATGATGGACTGTAGTAGACAGCAGTTTATGTGCACTCATATTTGGGCGACTATATGAACTGACATAACGAGTGGCTTTAACTGAAGAAAATGTCTGGACCCATTGCATTGCTATTTTCTGTTTCCTATATTTATCATCACTTTAAAAAGTTAATCAGTTTTACAATGATCAACAAATTAAGTCTCATTCTGCCTACCTCTGCTGTGTATCGGTATGTTGTTGGGCATTTAGCATAGCTACAATGTGAAATAATAATTGTGCAAAACTATTTATCTCTTCTTTCATAATGACTCTACAAAAATGTGCGAGTGCTTGTTTCTGTCGTATGGAAATATCTACAAACCAGAGGAATGTTAAGCCACTgaactattaaaaaaatactataCAGTAAAGAGCAGTTAtattttcatgaaaaaaaatcataacacAATCGCAGAAAAGCTCCGTAGTGTTTTTGTAAGCTGTACTTAATGtgaatttcttttaattttgatATCCTTTCGTAGTGACTGAGATCGTGGATGTCTGCGTGTGAACCTTcaataaaaagcaacaaatacTAGACGTTTAATCACAACAAATAGTTTAAGTTGATCCAGCCTTAAGATTTTAAGCAACCTACTGTGGGTCATTGTTGGTAAgtctacataaaaaaaaaaaaaaagtcacgaGAGCTGACATAAacctacataaacatttataatggcTCATTACAACAAGTGTCCATTATCATAAAAGCTGCTTTAGTGTGTTATGATACACTTTCAACACTTGTTGAAATAATGTCATGCAGCAAGTGGCATATTCTATGTTAAAAACAGCTTTTATGATGTCTTGCTTTTTGTTAATATAGTTTTATGTCAGTTGTGATGTAGGTATAATGTAGCCTTATGAACAATGACAGAGTTAAGTGTTCATTTTTGAAATGTAAAGAGAATGCAACACATTTATGAAGGTGTTTGATCAAGCACCAGACCCTGGTATAAATTTCATGCATTTCGAGACTTAACACTGCTAAGAGATTGCACttgatttgtaaacaaaaattgcttctgtatttactgatttttatttttattttttttactactgTAGATAATTTGGAAATGTTTGAAAACCCTGACCAAAAGACATGTTTTGTTGACTGTCTAAGCAGGAAAAATCTAATGTTGCACCCAATACTGTAAATCAGTAAGTCACTTTTTTGCACCAAAAAGCATCAAACAAATTATATGTGAAACAAATCAAACATGCCattttttgattatttatttcctCCTAATGTATTCAGTTCAGCAGATCAGTTGTTAATTAATGTGTGCAGAAGTGTTCAGGCTTTTCACAATTATttccacttagaaaatcaacaaaacctgtccagaaaaaaattaaatggaaTTTAGAAAAAATTCATTTTCAACATTCACACAAAGAATTTTGTTGATGCAATCTTTGGAAACGGGCCTTGTTTTTTACTCATGTAATTGGCTTCAGAAAAAAACTAGACAATGTTAGATACATGTTCaggaaatgtaaaagattatttgAAAGTTGTATTAAACACACATATGCTCTGTATTCCCCTGGCCTCTTAAGTGTTTGACTACAGCAGGTAATGAGTGTTGTTTTGACATATTAAAGTATTGTGGCTATAGAACTGATTTAAATAAAGAGCTATTGCTTTAATAAATGCActgatgctgtgtttttctttacttcatCATTTAATCTTGTGATTAAATAAGGTCTGATTCACACCACTTATACTATTTTAAAAGctaaaatgtctttaaacaAGAAGACAATTAAAGGAATAGATTCATTATTTGCACTGAGAAGCAATAAAACATTGGTTGTAAAGTCATATTTTCCCTTTGGTGTTAGAGTATAATCAAGCATGTGTAATTCTGCattcaaacattaaaaacagtttATTCAGAAGAATAATTGATTTTTCAGTTTACAGAATATATTCCAAAATGAGCTGTCACTTGTTCAGGAAAAGACGgagaaattaattaaaaagagattaaacaaattatgaaaaggtcatttaaaacaaaatcgGCCCCTGGCCTTAATGAACCTTCTCTGACAAATCTCaattaaattaactttttttttttttttaaacattagtgAGATTTACAATCCAACATATGATTGATGcagctctttaaaaaaaaatagttcaaGAAAGATAAGAAGCTTAGCATTAACCACTTTATTACTGAACACTTGTAGTGTCTGTGATACCCTGCTTTGTTGTAATAGTAAAAATAACCCTTGTTTTATTTGTGAATTATTCATGGGTTAAAACAATGTAACATTTtcaattttacacatttatttataacatcCATCAACTGTCAGTGTTTGACATTTTATCATATTTCCAATAATATCTTTCATTTGAAATAAACGACTAGGCCTGCATTTATTGTCAGAAGTGTCACTGACTGAGAAATAAGTTTTCACTCATCAATCAGAAATACTGTACCCACCTTTTAggagtattttatttaaagaccACTTTCTGACTGAAATGTATTAGTGTCACATATACCATGCtgtgtaataataatgatgatgatgatgatgattgggttaagttttaaatgttttacaggAAAATTCAAGCTACAgaacattttacacacatttccaATAACATTCATtacttttcatttttcaaaCTATTTAGTTACAAACCCTTGGTCAACACTTTGAACATTTGCATACTACATTATTTAAGGAGTATTTTAACAATATAAAGACAAAAGAGGGCATTTTTAACACAacaaaatagaataaaaatgttttgcacAGTAGGTATGTCTTATGACATATGGCAACAATTTTCTATGTAGAAGTGTGATAATCGTTTAGAAATTAATCTAAAAGCTCCAGTAGGCACATACCTGGTTCTGAACaggtaaaataatgtaaaacccTCAGCCAGCTCCcagagaaacatgttttcatttatCACATCAAAATGGCAACTAATGTGGTCTCTAGATTTTATAAAGATCTCAGACGGAAATATCTGACGATTTAATATAATTCTAggaatttttctttttccttccttCCATGTATGAAACCTGCGAAAATGAGTTCTCCTGTTTACCTGCGTCTTCGGAGCTGAATGGTGGAGTCATGAAGTGATAGAGTGAAAGGTCAAGGTCCTGAGGAAATGGTGTATCTCCCGCTGTTCTGTTTTCCTGAAAGTCAGGGTACGCATTTCTGATCATCTCTTAGCTGAGCGTCTCGTCTCTTTACCGTTACTCACAGTGTTCCCAGCTGTTCTGTTACCATTGCCTCCGTTCCCACTGTTCACACCTGTCCCTCGTCCTCCTCCTGACTGAGAACCAACGTTCGAATTCACTCCATTTCCATTTGTTGCGTCATTCCCTTAAATCAGAAGAAAATCAATAGTCAGTATAACCGTTCTAAAGACAAGTTAGGCGTCTTCCCCAAGGAATTTTATTGATATACAGTGCTTGCCTAAACAGGAAATCAAACCCCTGTCTCTCACATGGAAATGAATGGTGTTAGACACTAGGCTACACCAACTGTACTTTCCAGGGTTCAACAATAAGACAAACTCACCAGAACCTGAACTGTTACCGCTGCTGTTCATGTTCGCTTGATCAGTGAGTCCCTGACAGAAGAAAAGTCTTGTTTACTACAAAAGTCTTACGGTACACAAGTCACAATGTACACAAGGTAAGGTGAAAAATCTGTTTTACCGTCTTGTTCACTGAGGCCAAATACTCTGGGTTCGGTTCACTGAAGTTTGGCACCTCAGAGTACACCATACAGAACCTAGAAAATCAGAATTGAGCCGATTAAACGACACCagaatattttgtaaaataaataaacaagtgcTTAAAGGACACTACTGTGATGCTTTATTTATtggctaaaagaaaaaaaaaacatgctttgtATTGTGTAAATGTCTATTGTAATGTTTTTCATAACTGTTATTGCTAATATAAATGCAACGGTACTTAATTAAACCAAAATTTTTAAAGTGTCTAatttaaatatactttttaaagtgAAACAAAAAACCACCAGAAAAAACAAGGAAATTCAAAGAGGAATGCTCCTGTTCCTCTACAGTCTGTCGTAATATAACAATTAGTTAATGCTGAGTGATATATTCATTGAAAAAGTTCAGTTCTCACTCTCCAATTTTCTGCagctctcctcctcttcctgtgTACAGAGTGAGACAGCCTTTGAAAACTGAAGCATACctgaaaattaaatttaaaaacagaCCTAATAAGCAGaattacacatttacatattaaatCGATGTGGCATAGTCATAGTTTTAGGTAATTAGAGTCAGTTTTAGCTAATTAGGATACATATTAGAATAATAGGCTTGGAGGGTGAAGGCAGCACAACCTTTCCCTGAAACACAAAGCACCACTGTGTATCTTCTAATGCAACATGTTTAGAGGTCAgtacgcttggaggagaacactaactgcccattTATGTTGTGATAGCTAAAAGACACCTGAATTGGCGAGCATTGTGCAAAGGAAGGGCCATTCTATCCAACCAGAGAAAAAGACGCCAAATGTTATCTTactctaatggtgcttttccactgcatggcatcTATTCAACTCGGCTCAGCTCTTCTACTTTTTCATAAGGCAAATTCAGTACCTGCTCGCTCGTGGTTCCAAACAAGCCAAGCAAGGActaaatattacatttgtttatgtcaggctcacaacagcagctagtaaaattatgctgtggtcttttgaagaggttcaaacgctcctcagATTGATGGCTGATGAAAACTCCCACAATGACAGCACAGGGCACTAAGGAATGAAAAATTACACTGATCTGGGGCACGGAAATGTATTCAGTCCCAAAAACCAACAACACGTGAAAACGCAATGCAACACTTAATGTTACATCTGCTGTTTCCAAATCCTGTGGTTCCCTTTAGAGACCGTGTTTTACAGTGTCACCAGCCACATTTCAGGGAGGTGGGATTTATAGTAGATAACCAATCAGGATCCAAGCAAGTAGATCCAAGCAGAGTTGTGTGGAGTCGAGGAGATTAAGAACTACAGAGTGGAAAAGCGCCTGCTGATTCCTGGTTGTGGATGACTACAAAAACACTGGGACAAAACTTAaggtttagaaataggaatgctaaTGCTTGATTAAAAAAGTCATTTGGGGTACACCACCTTAAATACCCTTACCCTTTGGTCAGTCTGATGATATCTCCTGTTTGGATGAGTCCTCCAATCTCGTCCCACACTGAGATACTAATGCTGCCTGTTTTATCAGCCACTTTACAGGTCCGTACCTCATGTCCATCTTTGGTTTTTGTCACCCTTCCTTTGAAAaagaaagagggggggggggtaatatTCTTAATAGTAATATTCTTTCATCTCTAATGCCCAGAAATGTTTTGTGTAAGCACTGTAAAATGGACAGATTAATTTTCTGACATTGATTCTCTTTACTCTCCTGATTAAAAacctggaaaaaataaaacgaTCACAGTGTAATCTGTGTAATAGGAGGGTACCATGAATGTTTGTGGTGTATGCTGCatgtgagaaaagagagaatatTGTATAGTTTGCATTATATCCAAAAGTATTCAGGCAGTCCATATGTTTAATGTGAATTCCACTAAACATATGGAGTTTATATAATCCCCATTGGAAAGCATAAAATAAAATCCACTAAGACATCGATAAGATATAATAGACATTATGTCCAATGCCAAGAGGCCCTCGGAGATGTGCACAAGCACCCAGCATTAAGTTGTTAAGCAGGGTTCTCTTGATTAATGagaattatttataaaacacttACACTTTTAATTATTAGATCCAAAgtaatcctcacaacaatgttcaaaTAACTATTGGGAAACATTCCCAAATGAGTTAAGGCTGTTATTGCACCAGTTAAAATCAGAAATTAGCATCTGGGAGTAGAATTTAATCTGGAAACAACTCCATACTGAAGGGCCTAGATCAAGGAAAACCTTATgttaaaaaacatttcaaaagaaataGGAACAGTAAAAAACAACTGGTTTAACCCGAATGAAGGAATAAAGTATGTAAAAATTCATTACGATTTTATATACATACACGTTAAAAGTGGACCTCTAGgagtaaaacaaaacaacttgaaaaacaaaaagtttAAATCATTTGATTTCAAGAGAAACACAGAATGAGTGGGTGTCTATAAACTTTTGGACACGCTGtatgtaaataatattaagAACACCTGTTTCCAGCACGATGAAGATgacatttaagtttttcagtCCTGGTTTGATGTCTTTGACGAAAGTCTCAGTTGTCATTTCTTTCAGTATTTTAGTGGAAAATAAATCCAGTgttgaaaataaatgtgatttttcattCAAATCCGAACAGATTCAGGTGGAGATTTCCGCACGCAGCATGATCAGCTTCTGTTGGCTTTAGGAGCTTTAACTGTATACAGCAGTGATTGTTATCTGCTTTAACGTGTTTAAAAACGTCACTTTAGCACACTCCACTTGTATTAACGATTTATATCGTTTATAGCCGCTAAACGTAACGACTTCCAGTGATAAAACTGCTCTTAACGCAAAGATAAGCACTTGTAAACATTATAGTGCGACTTTTTTAGTTAATCAACTCTTTCACAACAAATACGACCGTTTACTACAGTACACTGTTATCGATATGCCcgttatttgatgtgtgttttgTCCCTGCACTGAAGCCCGCTAGCATGCTAAGCTAACGCTCTCTCGCTGTTGTTTTTTCCGTACACAGTGACGTCATCGGGGACGTATTTACATGTGGGAGAAGGTTTAAAAAGTTAAAGGGAAACTTCTCCAACGTATTAAAACTTGCAGAATGATTTAAGAGATGACAAGCGTGAGAGataatttgataaaaaaaaaaagtttatagcAGAGAATGCTTTCTGTAACTTTCTATAAAATGGTGGTGTTAAGAACCAGGGGTCATTATTTCGCTTGTGTAGTTTAATAGTACAGAAGAGACCTGGCCATTTTtaccattaaaatataaaaatgtacacaccttttttttgctttcattaattcatcttctgtagcTGCTTCCTCTCGATCAGGGTTGGGTTGGGTCCACACTCACAAACTTTTGGGAGGAAATGAATGGACCTTGAGGAACCCCAGACAGAAGAGGTGAGACACAAAACCCTGTACAGAGCTGTGTCCAGAGGTGAAAAGATGAAGAGGTGAAGAGATGAAGCTGTGTTGTAGTGTTACCTCCTGTTGCACCATTCTGCCATATTCCTGAAATCAACCAGGTTTTTACCTTTATTTTGAACTTATTATTCACTGTAGTGTTCTTCAGcttaacaaatgtatttatatgagGGTTGATAGGGGTGTGTGCCAGTTGTTATTACTTTTATAATATCAATATTATTAACATTGTTTCATATATATTTAGTGATTTATATTTGTCTCCTTTATGTTGAAATGATATTCACCAGGAGACATCCAGTTAAATCTGCAAACATCACCTTGTCTGTTCTGCTTGATCATTTCCCAACAACTCATTACAGCAACCTGACGATAATCCCTTCAGTAATCCTGAGTAATGGCTGTGTTCCAGTAGAAAACGGTTTGCAACGGTTCATTGTGAAATCCTCTACAATTGTTTGTATTGAACACTGCACAGAACTAGAGCTCTAAGTACACAAAGTCAGTAACTGTCCAA from Hoplias malabaricus isolate fHopMal1 chromosome 5, fHopMal1.hap1, whole genome shotgun sequence encodes:
- the nabp2 gene encoding SOSS complex subunit B1-A, yielding MTTETFVKDIKPGLKNLNVIFIVLETGRVTKTKDGHEVRTCKVADKTGSISISVWDEIGGLIQTGDIIRLTKGYASVFKGCLTLYTGRGGELQKIGEFCMVYSEVPNFSEPNPEYLASVNKTGLTDQANMNSSGNSSGSGNDATNGNGVNSNVGSQSGGGRGTGVNSGNGGNGNRTAGNTVSNGKETRRSAKR